One Arthrobacter sp. B3I4 genomic window, CAGCACCGTGGGGCTGGTGTGGGCAGGCGCTTCCTCGCCGGGATTCAATTCGTACGCCGCAGCGTCGATGCCGTTCGACAGGGGCAGCACCTTACGGAGGAAGGCGTGGTCGTGCATGGCCTTCGCGGCGAGCGGCGTCGGCGTCGTGACGACGTCGGCCTGGCCCATCACCTTGCCCATGTCCCGCCACGACACCTTGCCCACGATGTCCTTGAACCACTGCGGGAAGGGCAGGAACGGGTTCAGGTTTTCCGGCATGAAGTGGTTGGTCGCGACGATGCGGACGCCGCGTTTCACTGCCTCGTAGAGGACGTGCTCGCCGATCATGTAGTGGCTTTGGATGTGCACGACGTCGGGCTGGACGCGGTCGAACAGCAGGGCAATCTCCTTCTTGATCTCCCAGGGAAAGGTGATCCGGAAATACTCGTGCGTCGGCACTGAGTGGGAACGGAGCCGGTGCACTGTGGCCTCGTCCCGGAACTCGCTGAAGCTCTTGCCCTTGCTGGCCCGGCAGGCCAGGACATGGACGTTGTGGCCCCTGGCGGTCATGCCCTTGGCCAGCCGGTAGCCGAACTGCGCGGCCCCGTTGACGTCCGGCGGATAGGTGTCCGCCGCGATCAGGATGGTGAGGGGTTTGTCGCGCTGGTCGTTCTGGGGCATGGTCACGGGGAGGGCTCCTGGTGGTCACGGTGCGTCCTACGGGCTGTTCCAGCCCGCTGGCCGCCGGCTCAGGCGCGGCTGGCCTGCGCCTGAAGTCTGTGGCGCCGCCCTACGACAGCCGTGCCGCGGCCTTGCGCGCGTCCTTCTTGCGCTTGGTGACCTCGGGGTGGTGCCGGGAAAGGGCGATCACTCCCACGATAGCAAGGGATGCGGCCACCCCCATGGCTATCGCTGTCACGGCGTGGACGTCCGGCCGCAGCTCGCCCAGGATCACGATGCCGATGGCGATGCCGATGATGGGGTCGATGACCGTCAACCCGGCGATCACGAGATCGGGCGGGCCGCCGGAGTAGGCGCTCTGCACGAACCAGGATCCCAGTCCGCCGGCGGCGAGCATCGCGAGCAGCGTGTACCACTGCACGTTGAGCAGGAACAGTCCGTTCGGGTCGAGCAGGTGCCTGCCGATGATGCGGGTCAGGACCGCCACAAAGCCGAACAGCATGCCGGCGCCGAGGATATAGATGAAGGCGCTCATCCGGTGCTTGAAAAGCAGCGCGAGGGTGCCGAAGAGACTCACCACGAGGGCGAGCAACAGCACGATGGTCAGCTCATCGGCTTCGCTGACGTGGTGGTTCTCCTGGGTAACGGTCACCGCGAGCACCACGAACAGGGCCGATCCGGTGACGCAGGCGCTGATGGCGACGACAGTGGCCCTGTTCATGCTCAGGCCCTGGTCTTTGGTGTTGATGACGGTGGTGATGACGAGGGCGATCGCACCGATCGGCTGCACCACGGTCAGCGGGGCCGACACCAGGGCGACGGCGTTCATCGCCGTCCCGGTGCACAGCAGCAGCAGCCCGAGGACCCAGCGCCGGTTGCGAATCAGGCGCAGGAGGCCGTGGGTGCTGAGCGCGAGTCCGCCGGTGTCGGCTTTGACAGCGCTCCCCTGGCGCTGGGCGCCGAAGGCAAGGAAGAAGGCGCCAAGTACCGCCAGCAGAACTGCGAACCAGACCATCAGCGGATGCCGCCGTCGTCGTTGTTCTGTTCCAGGTTGTTCTGTTCCAGGTTGTTCTGCTCCAGGTTGTTCTGCTCCAGGTTGTTCTGGTTCCGGCTGTCCACCGCGGTGGTGCCGGCCTTGAGCGCACGGCCTTTGCGGATGATGGCCCAAAAGTAGTTATAGGCGGCGACCCAGTGCCCGACGAGGCCGAGGCCCAGGAAGATCCAGGCGGCCACAAAGTACGCGCCGGTTCCCGGGATGGGGAGCTTGGAGAGCACCAGCAGCGGTGTGCCGACCAGCAGCAACGCGGTGCGGATCTTGCCGATCCGGCTCACCGGCAGGTCCGGGTGGCTGTGGAAGTAAAACAGCGAGATGGAGAGCAGCACGAGGTCCGGCACAAGGAGCGCGGT contains:
- a CDS encoding DMT family transporter yields the protein MVWFAVLLAVLGAFFLAFGAQRQGSAVKADTGGLALSTHGLLRLIRNRRWVLGLLLLCTGTAMNAVALVSAPLTVVQPIGAIALVITTVINTKDQGLSMNRATVVAISACVTGSALFVVLAVTVTQENHHVSEADELTIVLLLALVVSLFGTLALLFKHRMSAFIYILGAGMLFGFVAVLTRIIGRHLLDPNGLFLLNVQWYTLLAMLAAGGLGSWFVQSAYSGGPPDLVIAGLTVIDPIIGIAIGIVILGELRPDVHAVTAIAMGVAASLAIVGVIALSRHHPEVTKRKKDARKAAARLS
- a CDS encoding CDP-alcohol phosphatidyltransferase family protein, with the translated sequence MKFIGAGSRPGQAQIHSDVVFTLPNLLTVVRFLGVPLFMWLVLAKHEYGLAVLVLVVMGSTDWVDGYIARRFNQMSNLGRIMDPIADRLSLITVAVTLVIAGVVEWWYLTALLVPDLVLLSISLFYFHSHPDLPVSRIGKIRTALLLVGTPLLVLSKLPIPGTGAYFVAAWIFLGLGLVGHWVAAYNYFWAIIRKGRALKAGTTAVDSRNQNNLEQNNLEQNNLEQNNLEQNNDDGGIR
- a CDS encoding glycosyltransferase, with translation MPQNDQRDKPLTILIAADTYPPDVNGAAQFGYRLAKGMTARGHNVHVLACRASKGKSFSEFRDEATVHRLRSHSVPTHEYFRITFPWEIKKEIALLFDRVQPDVVHIQSHYMIGEHVLYEAVKRGVRIVATNHFMPENLNPFLPFPQWFKDIVGKVSWRDMGKVMGQADVVTTPTPLAAKAMHDHAFLRKVLPLSNGIDAAAYELNPGEEAPAHTSPTVLFAGRLAEEKHIDVLIDAVSKTPEELDIHLEIVGGGEVRPALETQVERLGLPDRVKFLGLASDEELRRAYLGADLFCMPGTAELQSLVTLEAMSASTPVVLADAMALPHLVRDGENGFLFTPNDSDDLAAKIVRVLSLPADERAAMGKASRSMVESHSIERTLQTFEDIYRGASYDDLVV